The Pecten maximus chromosome 12, xPecMax1.1, whole genome shotgun sequence genome includes a region encoding these proteins:
- the LOC117339365 gene encoding MICOS complex subunit MIC60-like, whose amino-acid sequence MWKATTHVRSGIRCVGLRPGVRRLATKPPASGKGTNTASPKANVPPPAPPQKSSRVPALLGGLVVLTGAGAGICWYDPTVLDWVKEKLNLSSGSITEKIPEIWPPPIAKKKPIEPILPPTQKEETNAKVQKEEVKTKAEKGEIKTPAPEITAKEKIKPSDAEVAAKKKQKKEEKEKKKLEQEQAQQAKKKAEEVERLKREEEKKQADKAANFSALLKKLDGPVEEANKSVTEALETQTKMLEKIKAHTQSLKKALDDKSPIEDKDGQWQNVVEASQAWKQMASVSEGIVTKARDELDKLNSVIKEVKENSDAKANKAVTAAEDHLNGLSSRMNQMMETIKKSESEYKTTEQFTELIEKGKMQFQRELQSLMPDKKLGTGKGNTLSEEDLNVLIGHAHGRIEQLQLQLAEQIAMEKQRFEAAIEQQKREDDHVASLSINNALEKLQQQYAMEKENWASEAREEYEKELRHMLAMQAAAHVDNIEKKLMEQEIDLSEKFDGHLQDKILEERLGYKTQIAGFEARINGIEAAVESQAEKGKTAQQAKRLWLACLALNGLIRVGNKFGQTWEERVTPLEEKVMAIAEASGHHPFVATVINTIPDEALARGVWTEDNLIARFNDVRKRCRRVALINESRSSLFAFFLSYVQSAFIFSNVNLNKETATVDPKDLDTFTIIDHAQFWLKQGNMEMAVRFMNQLEGLPRELASDWIKEGKLLVETKQAAQSITTFASATGLGALF is encoded by the exons TCGTGTCCCTGCGTTACTTGGCGGACTAGTCGTGTTGACAGGAGCTGGAGCTGGAATCTGTTGGTATGACCCAACCGTTCTAGATTGGGTGAAAGAAAAGCTCAACTTGTCATCAGGTTCAAT CACTGAGAAGATCCCCGAGATATGGCCACCTCCCATAGCTAAGAAAAAGCCTATAGAACCAATACTACCACCG aCTCAGAAGGAAGAAACAAATGCAAAGGTCCAGAAAGAAGAGGTGAAGACAAAAGCGGAGAAGGGAGAAATAAAGACGCCTGCACCAG AAATTACAGCCAAGGAAAAGATTAAACCAAGTGATGCCGAAGTAGCAGCTaaaaagaaacagaaaaaggaagagaaagaaaagaagaagTTGGAGCAAGAGCAGGCACAGCAAGCTAAGAAAAAAGCAGAAGAGGTAGAAAGATTAAAAAGGGAAGAGGAAAAGAAACAAGCCGATAAGGCAGCAAATTTTTCAG CCTTGTTGAAGAAGTTGGATGGACCTGTAGAAGAGGCCAACAAAAGTGTAACAGAGGCCTTAGAAACTCAGACGAAGATGTTGGAGAAGATCAAGGCTCATACACAAAGTCTGAAAAAGGCCCTGGACGATAAATCTCCT ATTGAGGATAAGGATGGTCAGTGGCAAAATGTGGTGGAAGCCTCACAAGCTTGGAAACAGATGGCAAGTGTGTCTGAGGGGATTGTCACTAAAGCCAG GGACGAGCTGGACAAACTGAATTCTGTCATCAAGGAAGTGAAGGAGAACAGTGATGCTAAGGCTAACAAGGCAGTCACAGCCGCGGAGGATCACTTAAACGGTCTCTCCAGTAGGATGAACCAAATGATGGAAACG ataaaGAAATCTGAATCGGAGTATAAAACAACAGAGCAATTTACGGAACTCATTGAAAAGGGAAAGATGCAGTTTCAGAGAGAACTTCAAAGTTTGATGCCGGATAAAAAACTTGGCACTGGCAAAG GTAACACTCTTAGTGAGGAGGACCTGAACGTACTCATTGGACACGCCCATGGCCGAATAGAACAACTGCAGCTTCAGTTGGCAGAGCAGATCGCCATGGAGAAGCAGCGATTTGAGGCGGCCATCGAACAACAGAAACGTGAAGATGACCATGTAGCTAGTCTGAGTATAAACAATGCTTTAGAGAAGCTACAACAGCAGTATGCAATGGAGAAAGAAAACTGG GCCTCTGAAGCGCGTGAAGAGTATGAGAAGGAACTCAGGCACATGTTGGCCATGCAGGCCGCAGCACATGTTGATAACATAGAGAAAAAACTAATGGAGCAGGAGATTGATCTGTCGGAGAAATTTGACGGACACCTTCAAGACAAGATTTTAGAGGAGCGATTAGGATATAAAACTCAGATTGCTGGATTTGAGGCAAGGATCAATGGTATCGAAGCAGCCGTAGAAT CCCAGGCAGAGAAGGGAAAAACAGCACAACAGGCCAAACGATTATGGCTGGCATGTCTGGCCCTAAATGGGTTGATTCGTGTGGGTAACAAATTCGGCCAGACATGGGAGGAACGGGTCACTCCCCTTGAAGAAAAGGTCATGGCCATCGCGGAGGCATCAGGCCACCACCCGTTCGTCGctacagtgataaacaccatTCCTGACGAGGCGTTGGCTCGAGGTGTCTGGACAGAGGATAACCTGATAGCCAGGTTTAACGACGTTAGGAAGAGATGTCGGAGAGTCGCTCTTATCAATGAATCAAGAAGCTCACTGTTCGCGTTTTTCTTATCTTACGTCCAGTCAGCTTTTATCTTTTCAAATGTGAATCTAAACAAGGAAACAGCTACCGTAGATCCAAAAGACTTAGATACATTCACTATAATAGACCACGCGCAATTCTGGCTGAAACAAGGAAATATGGAAATGGCTGTACGATTTATGAACCAATTGGAAGGTCTGCCACGAGAACTGGCATCTGATTGGATAAAGGAAGGCAAACTCCTAGTGGAAACCAAACAAGCTGCACAAAGTATCACAACCTTTGCCTCTGCCACTGGTCTAGGAGCCCTGTTTTAA